A stretch of DNA from Pseudomonas sp. HN11:
CCCGCGGCGATGCCGGCAAACCCGGTGATACGCTGGCGCGGATCCTTGGTGCAAATCAACATCACAGCGTCCAGATAGCGCGTCAGTACCAGGTTTTTCAGCAGCACGATGTAACTGTCCGGCAGGAAATCATGCGTCGCCCGCACCGAGTCTTCCCAGATCTGCGCCAGTTGGATGTAATCGCTGGTTTTAGGTGTGTGGATAACCGAATGCTGACGCATGCCCGCTGCCCCTTGCCGATTGGCACTGATGGGCAAAACGATAGACCTAAAAAAGCCCCGTATCTTCTCCAGAGACGGGGCTTTTTCAGTTTATTGACGAATCAGTCGCGCTTTTCAGCCCACAGGTCGTATTCGTCAGCATCGGTCACGGTGCACCAGACCTTGTCGCCCGGCTTCAAACCGCTGGCATCATCGATAAACACGTTACCGTCGATTTCTGGCGCATCGAAGAAGCAGCGGCCGACCGCGCCTTGCTCGTCGACTTCGTCGATCAGCACTTCGATTTCCTTGCCGATGCGCAGCTGCAGGCGCGCCGAGCTGATGGCCTGCTGGTGCGCCATGAAACGCTCCCAACGGTCCTGCTTGACGTCGTCCGGCACTACGGCCAGGTCCAGCAGGTTGGCCGGGGCGCCTTCAACCGGCGAGTACTGGAAGCAACCGACGCGGTCCAGTTGGGCTTCGGTCAACCAGTCCAGCAGGTACTGGAAGTCTTCTTCGGTTTCGCCGGGGAAGCCGACGATAAAGGTCGAACGGATGATCAGTTCCGGGCAGATCTCGCGCCAGTTCTTGATGCGCGCCAGGGTCTTGTCTTCGAAGGCCGGGCGTTTCATGGCCTTGAGCACCTTCGGGCTGGCGTGCTGGAACGGGATGTCCAGGTACGGCAGGATCTTGCCGGCCGCCATCAGCGGGATCAGCTCGTCCACGTGTGGGTACGGGTAAACGTAGTGCAGGCGCACCCACACACCCAGGCTGCTCAAGGCTTCGCACAGTTCGGTCATGCGGGTTTTCACCGGCGCGCCGTTCCAGAAACCGGTGCGGTATTTCACGTCGACGCCGTAGGCGCTGGTGTCCTGGGAGATCACCAACAGCTCTTTCACGCCGGATTTGACCAGGCGCTGGGCCTCGTCCAATACGTCGCCGACCGGACGGCTGACC
This window harbors:
- the rimO gene encoding 30S ribosomal protein S12 methylthiotransferase RimO — translated: MSTTIAKANPKVGFVSLGCPKALVDSERILTQLRMEGYDVVSTYQDADVVVVNTCGFIDSAKAESLEVIGEAIKENGKVIVTGCMGVEEGNIRNVHPSVLAVTGPQQYEQVVNAVHEVVPPRQDHNPLIDLVPPQGIKLTPRHYAYLKISEGCNHSCSFCIIPSMRGKLVSRPVGDVLDEAQRLVKSGVKELLVISQDTSAYGVDVKYRTGFWNGAPVKTRMTELCEALSSLGVWVRLHYVYPYPHVDELIPLMAAGKILPYLDIPFQHASPKVLKAMKRPAFEDKTLARIKNWREICPELIIRSTFIVGFPGETEEDFQYLLDWLTEAQLDRVGCFQYSPVEGAPANLLDLAVVPDDVKQDRWERFMAHQQAISSARLQLRIGKEIEVLIDEVDEQGAVGRCFFDAPEIDGNVFIDDASGLKPGDKVWCTVTDADEYDLWAEKRD